One Comamonas endophytica DNA window includes the following coding sequences:
- the fliD gene encoding flagellar filament capping protein FliD, whose product MAISSIGLGSGLDVEDMVAKLVALEQKPIQALQIKATAINSQVSAFSQLKSQISNLQTQVDKLTASETWQGRVLSSANSSTVSGTATSKAAFATYDVKVQQLASAQTIGSGLVPTGTALGQGKLTITLGEWKDGALKPNEVDGLPASVSIDITAEDDTLAKVAAKINAANAGVSATVLRDHTGERLSLQSTATGTNAAFSVAVEETADQPGLKRLEYLGADSSAGMTRSQTAQDTLATINGIAMASRNTTFADVADGVTLTVSQKTEGDAAVRITIKGDTATAKTALTNLVESYNALSSAMSTMTSYDPTSKTAGTLQGDSTAINLQSALRRLLTSNSGAGGAFTTLSQIGLAFQTDGTLKIDDTKLTKALEDPDSMAKFFAADLEGDANDGLGVRLKDFTTGLLSSDGVFATKDESMKSQLKRNTQDQERLTTRVNAYEKRLLAQYTALDVKMSSLTALDTYINQQITMWNKDS is encoded by the coding sequence ATGGCGATCAGCTCGATAGGCTTGGGCAGCGGTCTCGACGTCGAGGATATGGTGGCCAAGCTGGTCGCCCTGGAGCAAAAGCCCATCCAGGCCCTGCAGATCAAGGCCACCGCCATCAATTCCCAGGTGTCGGCCTTCAGCCAGCTCAAGTCGCAGATCTCCAACCTGCAGACCCAAGTCGACAAGCTGACCGCTTCCGAGACCTGGCAGGGCCGGGTGCTGAGCTCGGCCAATTCTTCCACCGTATCGGGCACCGCGACCAGCAAAGCGGCCTTTGCCACCTACGATGTCAAGGTGCAGCAACTGGCCTCGGCGCAGACCATTGGTTCGGGGCTGGTGCCAACCGGCACGGCCCTGGGTCAGGGCAAGCTGACCATCACCCTGGGTGAGTGGAAGGACGGAGCGCTCAAGCCCAATGAGGTGGACGGCTTGCCGGCTTCGGTTTCCATAGACATCACGGCCGAGGACGACACGCTGGCCAAGGTGGCGGCCAAGATCAATGCCGCCAATGCCGGCGTTTCGGCCACGGTGCTGCGCGACCACACGGGCGAGCGCCTGTCGCTGCAATCCACGGCCACCGGCACCAATGCCGCGTTCAGCGTGGCTGTGGAAGAAACGGCTGACCAGCCCGGGCTGAAGCGCCTGGAGTACCTCGGCGCTGACAGCAGCGCGGGCATGACCCGCTCGCAGACCGCCCAGGACACGCTGGCCACCATCAACGGCATCGCCATGGCTTCGCGCAACACGACCTTTGCCGATGTGGCCGATGGCGTGACCCTGACGGTTTCGCAGAAGACGGAAGGCGATGCCGCGGTGCGCATCACCATCAAGGGCGATACCGCGACCGCAAAGACCGCGCTGACCAACTTGGTGGAGTCGTACAACGCGCTCAGCAGTGCAATGTCCACCATGACGTCGTACGACCCGACTTCCAAGACCGCGGGCACGCTGCAGGGCGATTCGACGGCCATCAACCTGCAAAGCGCGCTGCGCCGGCTGCTGACCAGCAACAGCGGCGCGGGCGGCGCCTTCACCACGCTGTCGCAAATAGGGCTGGCATTCCAGACCGACGGCACGCTCAAGATCGACGACACCAAGCTGACCAAGGCGCTCGAGGACCCGGACAGCATGGCGAAGTTCTTCGCCGCCGATCTCGAGGGCGACGCCAATGACGGTCTGGGCGTGCGGCTCAAGGATTTCACCACCGGCCTGCTGTCCAGCGATGGTGTTTTTGCCACCAAAGACGAGAGCATGAAAAGCCAGCTCAAGCGCAACACGCAGGACCAGGAGCGTCTGACGACCCGCGTCAATGCCTATGAAAAGCGTCTGCTGGCGCAGTACACCGCGCTGGATGTGAAGATGTCCAGCCTCACGGCACTGGACACTTACATCAATCAGCAGATCACGATGTGGAACAAGGACAGTTGA
- the fliI gene encoding flagellar protein export ATPase FliI, with protein sequence MANEQALAPWREFLASARARYAQPVPLESRGTLSRLTGLVLEASGLRVPVGAQCHVQMPHQEPVLAEVVGFAGEKAFLMPAGDIQGLSSGAVVTPAPAFVPPPRWGEPPAEVSLATGMLRLPMGDGLLGRVVDSQGTPLDHAGPISDVTAEPMDRRQINAMDRDPVREPLDTGVRALNALLSVGRGQRLGLFAGSGVGKSVLLGMMARYTKADVIVVGLIGERGREVKEFVEDILGAEDRGRAVVVAAPADAPPLLRMQGAAYATAIAEHFRDKGQHVLLLMDSLTRYAMAQREIALAIGEPPATKGYPPSCFAKLPQLVERSGNGLNGVGSITAFYTVLSEGDDQQDPIADAARAILDGHIVLSRALAETGHFPAIDIEQSASRVMHNVVQREHFDLARRFRAVYSRYQKSRDLIQVGAYVAGSDPQIDEAVKLQPAMASFLQQNMFEAATMDESVSGMAALLGH encoded by the coding sequence ATGGCGAATGAACAGGCGCTCGCTCCGTGGCGCGAATTCCTCGCCAGCGCACGTGCGCGCTACGCCCAGCCGGTGCCGCTGGAAAGCCGCGGCACGCTCAGCCGCCTCACCGGCCTGGTGCTCGAGGCCTCGGGCCTGCGCGTGCCCGTGGGCGCGCAATGCCATGTGCAGATGCCGCACCAGGAGCCGGTGCTGGCCGAGGTCGTGGGTTTCGCCGGTGAAAAAGCCTTTTTGATGCCCGCGGGCGACATCCAGGGCCTGTCGAGCGGCGCGGTGGTCACGCCCGCGCCGGCCTTCGTGCCGCCCCCGCGCTGGGGCGAGCCGCCGGCCGAAGTCTCGCTGGCCACCGGCATGCTGCGCCTGCCGATGGGCGACGGCCTGCTGGGCCGCGTGGTCGATTCGCAGGGTACCCCCCTGGACCATGCGGGCCCGATCAGCGATGTCACGGCCGAGCCCATGGACCGCCGCCAGATCAACGCCATGGACCGCGACCCGGTGCGCGAGCCGCTCGACACCGGCGTGCGCGCCCTGAACGCGCTGCTGAGCGTCGGCCGCGGCCAGCGCCTGGGCCTGTTTGCCGGCTCGGGCGTGGGCAAGAGCGTGCTGCTGGGCATGATGGCGCGCTACACCAAGGCCGACGTGATCGTCGTCGGCCTGATCGGCGAGCGCGGCCGCGAGGTCAAGGAATTCGTCGAGGACATCCTCGGCGCCGAGGACCGCGGCCGCGCCGTCGTGGTCGCGGCGCCAGCCGATGCGCCGCCGCTGCTGCGCATGCAGGGCGCGGCCTATGCCACCGCCATTGCCGAGCATTTCCGCGACAAGGGCCAGCACGTGCTGCTGCTGATGGATTCGCTCACGCGCTACGCCATGGCGCAGCGCGAGATCGCGCTGGCGATCGGCGAGCCGCCGGCCACCAAGGGCTATCCGCCATCGTGCTTCGCCAAGCTGCCGCAGCTGGTCGAACGCAGCGGCAACGGCCTCAACGGCGTCGGCTCGATCACCGCCTTCTACACCGTGCTGTCCGAAGGCGACGACCAGCAGGACCCGATCGCCGACGCGGCGCGCGCGATCCTCGACGGCCACATCGTGCTGTCGCGGGCGCTGGCCGAAACCGGCCACTTTCCGGCGATCGACATCGAGCAGTCGGCCTCGCGCGTGATGCACAACGTGGTGCAGCGCGAACACTTCGACCTGGCGCGGCGCTTCCGCGCGGTCTATTCGCGCTACCAGAAGAGCCGCGACCTGATCCAGGTCGGCGCCTACGTCGCGGGCTCCGACCCGCAGATCGATGAAGCGGTGAAGCTGCAGCCGGCGATGGCCAGCTTCCTGCAACAGAACATGTTCGAAGCCGCCACTATGGACGAGAGCGTCTCGGGCATGGCGGCACTGCTTGGCCACTAA
- a CDS encoding flagellin: MAAIINTNIQSLNAQRNLSSSQNSLATSMQRLSSGLRINSAKDDAAGLAISERMTTQVRGLTVAARNANDGISLAQTAEGALSSLGNNLQRIRELAVQARNATNSSEDRAALDAEVQQLKAEVTRISQQTSFNGTKLLDGSFTNMAFQVGANQGQTINISGIVDANVDKLGQWTSVAKPAGPLTADVVAGTTSATQVDGKVTTTAIPTGDHSGAPISFTVDSKPVTLNGNYAATEDIRQAVATALGSDYAVTDAAGVLTITKTGSVTAPVFTAGTGGVSGTSTPGTAAGAASFSPVSFKLNGTDITVNDSATTASERMSNLIKAINLHTDTTGVVASNDKGALKLTSAGGTGNINIALGAGTDAAALKAQAGLTAADNLATAGKGEIGFASLSVLDATDADNAILAMDAALMAVNGARASLGAVQSRFETTIENLSVTTENLSAARSRIMDADFAVETANLSRSQILQQAGTAMVAQANQLPQQVLQLLQG, from the coding sequence ATGGCAGCCATCATCAATACGAACATTCAGTCCCTCAATGCGCAGCGGAATCTTTCGTCTTCGCAAAATTCGCTGGCCACTTCGATGCAGCGCCTGTCCTCGGGCCTGCGCATCAACAGCGCCAAGGATGACGCTGCCGGCCTGGCGATCTCCGAACGCATGACCACCCAGGTGCGCGGCCTCACGGTGGCGGCGCGCAATGCCAACGACGGCATCTCGCTGGCGCAGACGGCCGAAGGCGCGCTGAGCTCGCTGGGCAACAACCTGCAGCGCATCCGCGAACTGGCGGTGCAGGCGCGCAATGCGACCAATTCCTCCGAAGACCGCGCCGCGCTCGACGCCGAAGTGCAACAGCTCAAGGCCGAAGTCACGCGCATTTCCCAGCAGACCAGCTTCAACGGCACCAAGCTGCTCGATGGCTCGTTCACGAACATGGCCTTCCAGGTCGGCGCCAACCAGGGCCAGACGATCAACATCAGCGGCATCGTCGATGCCAATGTGGACAAGCTTGGCCAATGGACCAGCGTGGCCAAGCCCGCCGGCCCGCTGACGGCCGATGTGGTGGCAGGTACCACCAGCGCGACCCAGGTTGACGGCAAGGTGACGACTACGGCCATCCCTACAGGCGATCACAGCGGCGCTCCAATCAGCTTCACCGTGGATTCCAAGCCGGTGACGCTGAATGGCAATTACGCCGCGACCGAGGACATCCGTCAGGCGGTGGCGACTGCGCTGGGCAGCGATTATGCAGTGACCGATGCGGCGGGCGTGCTGACCATCACCAAGACCGGCAGCGTGACGGCACCGGTCTTCACCGCCGGCACTGGCGGCGTCTCGGGTACGTCCACCCCCGGCACAGCAGCCGGCGCTGCCAGCTTCTCCCCAGTCAGCTTCAAGCTCAATGGCACGGACATCACCGTCAATGACTCGGCCACGACCGCGTCCGAGCGCATGTCCAACCTGATCAAGGCCATCAACCTGCACACGGACACCACCGGTGTCGTTGCCAGCAACGACAAGGGCGCGCTCAAGCTGACGTCCGCGGGCGGAACCGGTAACATCAATATCGCACTGGGAGCGGGCACGGATGCTGCGGCGCTCAAGGCCCAGGCCGGTCTGACCGCAGCCGACAACCTGGCCACCGCAGGCAAGGGCGAGATCGGATTTGCCAGCCTGAGCGTGCTGGATGCGACCGACGCCGACAACGCCATCCTGGCCATGGATGCCGCGCTGATGGCCGTCAACGGCGCGCGCGCCAGCCTGGGTGCCGTGCAGAGCCGTTTCGAGACGACGATCGAGAACCTGAGCGTGACGACCGAGAACCTGTCGGCCGCGCGCAGCCGCATCATGGATGCCGACTTCGCGGTGGAAACCGCCAACCTGAGCCGCTCGCAGATCCTGCAGCAGGCCGGCACCGCGATGGTGGCCCAGGCCAACCAGCTGCCGCAGCAGGTGCTGCAGCTGCTGCAGGGCTGA
- the fliS gene encoding flagellar export chaperone FliS, translating to MFSPVSARATSAYRQVGVQSMVDGASPHQLIKMLFDGLISTLHGARGAIERGDIGEKVRHIGKAVRILQEGLLGAVDRERGGEVANNLAMLYEYCVGRLTLANARNDVKLVEEVADLVGTVSQGWTEMGLQGSATAGG from the coding sequence ATGTTTTCCCCAGTAAGCGCTCGTGCAACTTCGGCCTACCGTCAGGTGGGCGTGCAATCGATGGTCGATGGCGCCTCGCCGCACCAGCTGATCAAGATGCTGTTTGACGGCCTGATTTCCACGCTCCATGGCGCGCGTGGCGCGATAGAGCGCGGCGACATCGGCGAAAAGGTGCGCCATATCGGCAAGGCCGTGCGCATCCTGCAGGAAGGCCTGCTGGGCGCGGTCGATCGCGAGCGCGGCGGCGAGGTGGCAAACAACCTGGCCATGCTTTACGAGTACTGCGTGGGCCGGCTGACTCTGGCCAATGCGCGCAACGATGTGAAGCTGGTCGAGGAAGTCGCGGACTTGGTGGGGACGGTGTCCCAGGGTTGGACCGAAATGGGCCTTCAGGGTAGTGCTACCGCTGGAGGCTGA
- a CDS encoding flagellar export protein FliJ codes for MSSLNALMVAIDAAMRKRDEARRTLQARAQACQSAQAQMDQLQDYAAQMQQRWGAHENQAVQPEVMYHQYQFMERLNHAMGLQTKVIQDHAIRLEAAQKALMACELRVTSLQKVVAARQRDISLAQMRREQKQTDERAALQFIGRTFGLQFQEA; via the coding sequence ATGTCGTCGTTGAATGCTCTCATGGTGGCGATCGATGCAGCGATGCGCAAGCGCGACGAGGCGCGCCGCACGCTGCAGGCGCGGGCCCAGGCCTGCCAGTCGGCGCAGGCCCAGATGGACCAGCTGCAGGACTATGCGGCGCAGATGCAGCAGCGCTGGGGCGCGCACGAGAACCAGGCGGTGCAGCCCGAGGTCATGTACCACCAGTACCAGTTCATGGAACGGCTGAACCATGCCATGGGCCTGCAGACCAAGGTCATCCAGGACCACGCGATCCGCCTCGAGGCGGCGCAGAAGGCGCTGATGGCCTGCGAGCTGCGCGTGACCAGCCTGCAGAAGGTGGTGGCCGCACGCCAGCGCGACATCTCGCTGGCGCAGATGCGCCGCGAACAGAAGCAGACCGACGAGCGCGCCGCGCTGCAGTTCATCGGCCGCACCTTCGGCCTGCAGTTCCAGGAGGCATGA
- a CDS encoding flagellar protein FliT → MEHSLIDYYKAIEDSSLKMLEAARGKDWEGVARYEGACAVLIEQLRFKSQEQELQPEQRREKARIMQRILRNDALIRTLAEPWLAQVEHMFDGQPQVLH, encoded by the coding sequence ATGGAGCATAGCTTGATCGATTACTACAAAGCCATAGAAGACAGCAGCCTCAAGATGCTTGAGGCCGCACGGGGGAAGGACTGGGAAGGCGTGGCGCGCTACGAAGGCGCCTGTGCAGTGTTGATCGAGCAGCTGCGCTTCAAGTCCCAGGAGCAGGAACTGCAGCCCGAGCAGCGCCGCGAGAAGGCGCGCATCATGCAGCGCATCCTGCGCAACGACGCGCTGATCCGCACGCTGGCCGAGCCCTGGCTGGCGCAGGTGGAGCATATGTTCGACGGGCAGCCGCAGGTGCTGCATTGA
- a CDS encoding FliH/SctL family protein, which translates to MSNGPHSRFIPSEEIDSGRVVQWRFGAVGDGGLSPLLPLDGAAAAQAPQEVEVVDAPVSAPQHDAEQLEQLLKEAREKAHAEGRAQGLAQGRAEATNEWQQRMDSYTSGAGRETAQQLQSVLQKYEQSLQALEQNMASEVLQLACDIARQVVRQELACKPEALLPVVREALDMLVTEGRVATVRLNPVDFEVLDAPLRAEHGAAGKLQWLADASVPAGDVRVDAGGAVIEAGLDSRWRRAVAALGLVSSWYEGGHGE; encoded by the coding sequence ATGTCTAACGGCCCGCACTCGCGCTTCATTCCCAGCGAGGAAATCGACAGCGGCCGCGTCGTGCAGTGGCGCTTCGGCGCCGTGGGCGATGGCGGACTGTCGCCGCTGCTGCCACTGGACGGCGCCGCCGCCGCTCAGGCGCCGCAGGAAGTGGAAGTCGTCGACGCCCCCGTGTCCGCGCCCCAGCATGACGCCGAGCAGCTCGAACAACTGCTCAAGGAAGCGCGCGAAAAGGCCCATGCCGAAGGCCGCGCCCAGGGCCTCGCCCAGGGCCGCGCCGAAGCCACCAACGAATGGCAGCAGCGCATGGACAGCTATACCTCCGGCGCCGGCCGCGAGACCGCGCAGCAGCTGCAGTCGGTGCTGCAGAAGTACGAACAAAGCCTGCAGGCGCTCGAACAGAACATGGCTTCGGAAGTGCTGCAGCTGGCCTGCGACATCGCGCGCCAGGTGGTGCGCCAGGAGCTGGCCTGCAAGCCCGAGGCGCTGCTGCCGGTGGTGCGCGAGGCGCTCGACATGCTGGTCACCGAAGGCCGCGTCGCCACGGTGCGCCTCAATCCCGTGGACTTCGAAGTGCTCGATGCGCCGCTGCGTGCCGAGCATGGCGCCGCGGGCAAACTGCAATGGCTGGCCGACGCTTCGGTGCCCGCCGGCGACGTGCGCGTCGACGCGGGCGGCGCGGTGATCGAAGCCGGCCTCGACAGCCGCTGGCGCCGCGCCGTGGCCGCGCTGGGCCTGGTCTCTTCCTGGTACGAGGGCGGCCATGGCGAATGA
- the fliE gene encoding flagellar hook-basal body complex protein FliE produces the protein MDLRINTSIPSLSGADLARRVAATPTSTREVDGGFTQALKGALQSVSAAQEHSGNLQREVQLENPAVSLEETMIAIQKAQIGFQASLHVRNRLVQAYTDVMNMQV, from the coding sequence ATGGACCTGCGCATCAATACTTCGATTCCTTCCCTCTCCGGCGCCGACCTGGCGCGCCGCGTTGCCGCCACGCCCACCTCCACCCGCGAGGTCGATGGCGGCTTTACCCAGGCGCTCAAGGGCGCGCTGCAGTCGGTCAGCGCCGCGCAGGAGCACTCGGGCAACCTGCAGCGCGAGGTGCAGCTGGAAAACCCGGCGGTGAGCCTCGAAGAGACGATGATCGCCATCCAGAAGGCGCAGATCGGCTTCCAGGCATCGCTGCACGTGCGCAACCGGCTGGTGCAGGCCTATACGGATGTGATGAACATGCAGGTTTGA
- a CDS encoding flagellin codes for MAMTINTNISSLNAQRNLSTSQSSLSTSMQRLSSGMRINSAKDDAAGLAIAERMSAQITGLNQAQRNANDGVSLMQTAEGALGTIGNNLQRIRELAVQSRNATNSTDDRAALQKEVTQLKEEIDRVATTTSFNGTKLLDGSFKAQAFQVGADQGQTISIASIQNSKIADLGTWTNVKVNEYAYAEGAAAALTDPAAAASFKINGVEIAVPALANRDAAASLTALGAAFTAAKTANADALKDITMTDGKITVAKTAIKTVVSDAVGMTAPTLGTETVSTKDGTGVSKTGFSDLDISTVEGADNAILAMDGALKSVNSARADLGALQNRFESVVSNLGVNSENLSASKSRIMDADFAAETANLSRSQVLQQAGTAMVAQANQLPQGVLSLLR; via the coding sequence ATGGCCATGACCATCAACACCAACATCTCGTCGCTGAACGCACAGCGCAATCTGTCGACGTCGCAGTCCTCGCTGTCGACTTCCATGCAGCGCCTGTCGTCGGGCATGCGCATCAACAGCGCCAAGGACGACGCCGCCGGCCTGGCCATCGCCGAGCGCATGAGCGCACAGATCACCGGCCTGAACCAGGCACAGCGCAATGCCAACGACGGCGTCTCGCTGATGCAGACGGCTGAAGGCGCCCTGGGCACCATCGGCAACAACCTGCAGCGCATCCGTGAACTGGCCGTGCAGTCGCGCAACGCCACGAACTCCACCGACGACCGCGCCGCGCTGCAAAAGGAAGTGACGCAGCTCAAGGAAGAAATCGACCGCGTTGCAACGACCACCTCCTTCAACGGCACCAAGCTGCTGGATGGCAGCTTCAAGGCCCAGGCATTCCAGGTCGGCGCCGACCAGGGCCAGACCATCAGCATCGCCAGCATCCAGAACTCCAAGATTGCGGATCTCGGCACCTGGACGAATGTCAAGGTCAACGAATATGCATATGCAGAAGGCGCCGCAGCTGCGCTCACGGATCCTGCAGCCGCCGCAAGCTTCAAGATCAATGGCGTGGAGATTGCCGTTCCAGCTTTGGCCAACCGAGACGCTGCTGCCTCGCTGACCGCACTGGGTGCCGCATTCACGGCTGCCAAGACGGCAAACGCCGATGCCCTGAAGGACATCACGATGACCGATGGCAAGATCACGGTGGCCAAGACCGCAATCAAGACGGTCGTTTCGGATGCTGTCGGCATGACGGCTCCGACTCTGGGTACCGAGACTGTGTCCACGAAGGACGGCACGGGAGTTTCCAAGACGGGCTTCTCCGACCTGGATATCTCTACCGTTGAAGGCGCCGACAATGCGATCCTGGCCATGGACGGTGCCCTCAAGTCCGTGAACTCCGCCCGTGCCGACCTGGGTGCCCTGCAGAACCGCTTTGAGTCGGTGGTCTCGAACCTGGGCGTGAACAGCGAAAACCTGTCGGCTTCCAAGAGCCGCATCATGGACGCCGACTTCGCGGCTGAAACCGCCAACCTGAGCCGCTCGCAGGTCCTGCAGCAAGCCGGCACGGCCATGGTGGCCCAGGCAAACCAGCTGCCCCAGGGCGTGCTGTCCCTGCTGCGCTGA
- the fliF gene encoding flagellar basal-body MS-ring/collar protein FliF, with product MSAVAEIPAAIPSASPSWSQRLSALDRGQRLRLGAVAALAVIGLVAAVMFNRQPDYKVLFSNLSDKDGGAIVAQLTTLNVPYQYAEGGGAILIPADRVHDVRLKLATQGLPKGSVTGFELMETSRFGITQFQERLNFQRGLEGELTRSIQALASVQNARVHLALPNQNGFFREQQKPSASVLVTLHPGRFLDRAQIAGIVHLVASSVPELQPSAVSILDDTGKLLSQSPDGSGNAVDVQKLMYTQQIEQQYTRRILDILEPVVGKNNVRAQVTAEMDFSQTESTSEQHRPNQTPENSAIRSQQVVESTGAQQPALPTGVPGATSNQPAVAAAAPINGANPAPAAANGQQGAAPGGKRESLTNYEVDKTVSVTRGSSSAIKRLTAAVVVNYQPGMAEAGQAPVPQAMSPEQQASMLALVRETIGFSQERGDSVNLMNAPFRDDSTPPVELPLWKQPETIELARTLAWPLGLALFGAILVLGLLRPLLKSRAPEARGPQFEALEAEDPERPALAAPAAELIPTDSQLRLEQARQLTKQNPIAVANIVKTWVNGES from the coding sequence ATGTCCGCAGTCGCTGAAATCCCCGCCGCAATCCCTTCCGCCAGCCCCTCGTGGTCGCAGCGGCTGTCCGCGCTCGATCGCGGCCAGCGCCTGCGCCTGGGCGCCGTCGCCGCACTGGCGGTGATCGGCCTGGTCGCGGCGGTGATGTTCAATCGCCAGCCCGACTACAAGGTGCTGTTCTCGAACCTGAGCGACAAGGACGGCGGCGCGATCGTCGCGCAGCTGACCACGCTCAACGTGCCCTACCAGTACGCCGAGGGCGGCGGCGCGATCCTGATCCCCGCCGACCGCGTGCACGACGTGCGCCTGAAGCTGGCCACGCAGGGCCTGCCCAAGGGCTCGGTCACCGGCTTCGAGCTGATGGAGACCAGCCGCTTCGGCATCACCCAGTTCCAGGAACGCCTGAACTTCCAGCGCGGCCTCGAAGGCGAGCTCACGCGCTCGATCCAGGCGCTGGCCTCGGTGCAGAACGCCCGCGTGCACCTGGCGCTGCCCAACCAGAACGGATTCTTCCGCGAGCAGCAGAAGCCCTCGGCCTCGGTGCTGGTGACGCTGCATCCCGGCCGCTTCCTGGACCGCGCGCAGATCGCCGGCATCGTGCACCTCGTCGCATCGAGCGTGCCCGAGCTGCAGCCCTCGGCCGTGAGCATCCTCGACGACACCGGCAAGCTGCTTTCGCAGTCGCCCGACGGCAGCGGCAACGCGGTCGACGTGCAAAAGCTCATGTATACCCAGCAGATCGAGCAGCAGTACACGCGCCGCATCCTGGACATCCTCGAGCCCGTGGTCGGCAAGAACAACGTGCGCGCCCAGGTCACGGCCGAGATGGACTTCAGCCAGACCGAGTCCACCTCCGAGCAGCACCGCCCGAACCAGACGCCCGAGAACAGCGCCATCCGCAGCCAGCAGGTCGTGGAAAGCACCGGCGCGCAGCAGCCGGCACTGCCCACGGGCGTGCCCGGCGCCACCAGCAACCAGCCCGCGGTGGCGGCTGCCGCGCCGATCAACGGCGCCAACCCGGCGCCCGCCGCGGCCAACGGCCAGCAGGGCGCCGCGCCCGGCGGCAAGCGCGAATCGCTGACGAACTACGAAGTCGACAAGACCGTGAGCGTGACGCGCGGCAGCAGCAGCGCCATCAAGCGCCTCACGGCCGCGGTGGTGGTGAACTACCAGCCGGGCATGGCCGAGGCCGGCCAGGCACCGGTGCCGCAGGCGATGAGCCCCGAGCAGCAGGCCAGCATGCTGGCGCTGGTGCGCGAGACCATCGGCTTCAGCCAGGAGCGCGGCGACTCGGTCAACCTGATGAACGCGCCCTTCCGCGACGACAGCACGCCGCCCGTGGAGCTGCCGCTGTGGAAGCAGCCCGAGACCATCGAGCTGGCGCGCACGCTGGCCTGGCCGCTGGGCCTGGCGCTGTTCGGCGCGATCCTGGTGCTGGGCCTGCTGCGGCCGCTGCTCAAGAGCCGCGCGCCCGAAGCCCGCGGCCCGCAGTTCGAGGCGCTCGAGGCCGAAGATCCGGAACGCCCGGCGCTGGCCGCACCGGCCGCGGAACTGATCCCCACCGACAGCCAGCTGCGCCTGGAGCAGGCGCGCCAGCTGACCAAGCAGAACCCGATCGCCGTGGCGAACATTGTGAAAACCTGGGTCAACGGCGAAAGCTGA
- the fliG gene encoding flagellar motor switch protein FliG, with translation MDDRGLNDAAILLMSLGEEEAAEVFKHLTPKEVQKLGETIARMRGVSREKVDFVINRFHDDAGAQSLLVNDASDYVRSVLKRALGDDKASLLIDRILQGGDVSGIESLKWMDPLSVAELLRNEHPQIVAAILVHLEHEQSAAVLMQLPERFRSEVLLRVATLEGIQPTALKDLNEVLFKVLAGGDKVRKTSLGGVKTAAEIINQLGGNADVSVLETIRNYDLDLAQKIMDKMFVFDDLVKLDDRSLQLVLREVASETLIVALKGGTMEVRDKILANMSMRASEALREDLESRGPMRLSEVEAQQKEILKVVRRLAEEGQITIGGAAEDSYV, from the coding sequence ATGGATGATCGAGGCCTGAACGACGCCGCCATCTTGCTGATGTCGCTTGGCGAGGAAGAGGCGGCGGAGGTGTTCAAACACCTGACGCCCAAAGAAGTGCAAAAGCTCGGCGAGACGATCGCGCGCATGCGCGGCGTGTCGCGCGAGAAGGTGGATTTCGTCATCAACCGCTTCCATGACGATGCCGGTGCGCAGAGCCTGCTGGTGAACGACGCCAGCGACTACGTGCGCTCGGTGCTCAAGCGCGCGCTGGGCGACGACAAGGCCTCGCTGCTGATCGACCGCATCCTGCAGGGCGGCGACGTCTCGGGCATCGAGAGCCTGAAGTGGATGGATCCGCTGTCGGTGGCCGAGCTGCTGCGCAACGAGCACCCGCAGATCGTCGCGGCGATCCTGGTGCACCTCGAGCACGAGCAGTCGGCCGCGGTGCTGATGCAGCTGCCCGAGCGCTTTCGCAGCGAAGTGCTGCTGCGCGTGGCCACGCTCGAAGGCATCCAGCCGACGGCGCTCAAGGACCTCAACGAGGTGCTGTTCAAGGTGCTGGCCGGCGGCGACAAGGTGCGCAAGACCTCGCTGGGCGGCGTCAAGACGGCCGCGGAAATCATCAACCAGCTCGGCGGCAATGCCGATGTGTCGGTGCTGGAAACCATCCGCAACTACGACCTGGACCTGGCGCAGAAGATCATGGACAAGATGTTCGTGTTCGATGACCTGGTCAAGCTTGACGACCGCTCGCTGCAGCTGGTCCTGCGCGAGGTGGCGTCGGAAACCCTCATCGTCGCGCTCAAGGGCGGCACGATGGAAGTGCGCGACAAGATCCTCGCCAACATGTCGATGCGCGCCTCCGAGGCGTTGCGCGAAGACCTCGAATCGCGCGGGCCGATGCGCCTGTCCGAAGTCGAGGCGCAGCAGAAGGAAATCCTCAAGGTGGTGCGCCGCCTCGCGGAAGAGGGCCAGATCACCATAGGCGGCGCCGCCGAGGACAGCTATGTCTAA